One part of the Natronorubrum sediminis genome encodes these proteins:
- a CDS encoding SOS response-associated peptidase produces MCGRYTLFVEQTELEDRFDARFVDSSGGFSPRYNMAPGQHLPVITNDAPETIRRLEWGLIPSWADDDSDGIINARAETVAEKPSFRDAYERRPSASEQRDGEHDTPSAGRCLVPADGFYEWVETDDGKQPYRVCYEDNRVFALAGLWTRWEPDDETTQAGLDSFGGGVETEVDDDGPLETFTIITTEPNAVVEDVHHRMAVILEPTAEREWLTADDPSDLLEPISATDMRAYPVSTAVNNPTVDDRSLVEPLES; encoded by the coding sequence ATGTGCGGGCGCTACACGCTATTCGTCGAGCAAACTGAACTCGAGGACCGATTCGACGCGCGGTTTGTGGACTCGAGTGGCGGATTCAGTCCCCGCTACAACATGGCACCGGGCCAGCACCTGCCAGTGATCACGAACGACGCACCCGAGACGATTCGGCGACTCGAGTGGGGGCTGATTCCGTCCTGGGCCGACGACGACAGCGACGGGATCATCAACGCACGTGCGGAGACCGTCGCCGAAAAACCGAGTTTTCGAGATGCGTACGAACGCCGCCCGAGCGCTTCGGAGCAACGCGACGGCGAGCACGACACGCCGTCGGCGGGTCGGTGTCTGGTTCCCGCGGATGGGTTCTACGAGTGGGTCGAGACCGACGACGGAAAACAGCCCTACAGAGTCTGTTACGAGGACAATCGGGTGTTCGCGCTGGCAGGTCTCTGGACGCGCTGGGAACCGGACGACGAGACGACACAAGCCGGTCTCGACAGCTTCGGTGGCGGTGTCGAAACCGAGGTAGACGACGACGGTCCACTCGAGACCTTTACTATCATCACAACGGAGCCGAACGCGGTCGTCGAGGACGTGCACCATCGAATGGCCGTTATTCTCGAGCCAACGGCCGAACGGGAGTGGCTGACGGCCGACGATCCGTCGGATTTGCTCGAGCCGATTTCCGCAACCGACATGCGCGCGTATCCCGTCTCCACGGCGGTCAACAACCCGACAGTCGACGATCGTTCCTTAGTCGAACCGCTCGAGTCCTGA
- a CDS encoding Rid family detoxifying hydrolase has product MKRIIETDDAPAAVGAYSQATTDGSLLFTAGQIPLTTDGELLADEPIEAQTEQALDNLTSVLEADGATAEDVLKVTVFLDDIDDFEAMNETYAEYFDDEPPARSALEVAALPKGVGVEIEAVATLE; this is encoded by the coding sequence ATGAAACGCATCATCGAGACCGACGACGCACCCGCTGCGGTCGGCGCGTACAGCCAGGCAACCACCGACGGGTCACTCCTGTTCACCGCCGGACAGATTCCCCTGACGACAGACGGCGAACTCCTCGCGGACGAACCGATCGAAGCCCAGACCGAGCAGGCACTGGACAACCTCACGTCGGTGCTCGAGGCCGACGGCGCGACGGCCGAGGACGTCCTCAAGGTCACCGTCTTCCTCGACGATATCGACGATTTCGAGGCGATGAACGAGACCTACGCCGAGTACTTCGACGACGAACCACCGGCGCGTAGCGCACTCGAGGTCGCGGCCCTACCGAAGGGCGTCGGCGTCGAAATCGAAGCCGTCGCGACGCTCGAGTAG
- the thsB gene encoding thermosome subunit beta codes for MSQRMQQGQPMIVMSEDSQRVKDKDAQDYNISAARAVAEAVRSTLGPKGMDKMLVDSMGSVTITNDGVTILQEMDIDNPTAEMIIEVAETQEDEAGDGTTTAVAIAGELLKNAEDLLEQDIHPTAIIKGFHMAAEQAREEVDDIATDIDTTDEELIRKTAETSMTGKGTEVNKEHLAQLIVDAVSQVTVETEDGDNVVDLEFLNIETQTGRATGESDLLEGGIVDKDPVHDNMPTEATDADILLLNQSIEVEEADVDTEVSVTDPDQLQQFLDREEKQLKEKVQQIVDLDADIVFCQKGIDDLAQHYLAKEGILAIRRAKKSDLEFLSEVVGASIVSDLTSASEDDLGYGDVTRDDEDELFYVEGEDAHGVTLLLRGSTDHVVDELERGVTDALDVVAQTVSDGRVLAGGGATEVELASRLRDFADSVSGREQLAVEAFADSLELVPRVLAENAGLDSIDTLVDLRAAHDDGDVQAGLNVFSSDIEDTYEAGVVEPAHAKEQAVTSASEAANLVLKIDDIISAGDLSTDKGGDEEGAPGGGMGGMGGGMGGMM; via the coding sequence ATGAGCCAGCGAATGCAGCAGGGACAGCCGATGATCGTGATGAGCGAAGACTCCCAGCGCGTCAAGGACAAAGACGCGCAGGATTACAACATCAGCGCGGCCCGTGCAGTCGCCGAGGCCGTCCGCTCGACACTCGGCCCGAAAGGGATGGACAAGATGCTCGTCGACTCGATGGGATCGGTAACGATCACCAACGACGGCGTCACCATCCTCCAGGAGATGGACATCGACAATCCGACGGCCGAGATGATCATCGAAGTCGCCGAAACGCAAGAAGACGAAGCCGGTGACGGGACCACGACGGCCGTCGCAATCGCCGGAGAGCTCCTCAAGAACGCGGAGGACCTCCTCGAGCAGGACATTCACCCGACGGCGATCATCAAAGGCTTCCACATGGCCGCAGAGCAGGCTCGCGAGGAAGTAGACGATATCGCAACCGACATCGACACGACGGATGAGGAACTCATCCGGAAGACCGCCGAAACGTCGATGACCGGCAAGGGCACCGAGGTCAACAAGGAACACCTCGCCCAACTCATCGTCGACGCTGTCAGTCAGGTCACCGTCGAAACCGAGGATGGCGACAACGTCGTCGACCTCGAGTTCCTCAACATCGAGACCCAGACCGGCCGCGCAACCGGCGAATCCGACCTCCTCGAGGGCGGCATCGTCGACAAGGACCCCGTCCACGACAACATGCCGACCGAGGCGACGGACGCCGACATCCTGTTGCTCAACCAGTCCATCGAGGTCGAAGAGGCTGACGTCGATACGGAAGTCTCCGTCACCGACCCCGACCAACTCCAGCAGTTCCTCGACCGCGAGGAGAAACAGCTCAAAGAGAAGGTTCAGCAGATCGTCGACCTCGACGCCGACATCGTCTTCTGTCAGAAGGGGATCGACGACCTCGCACAGCACTACCTCGCGAAGGAAGGCATCCTCGCCATCCGCCGCGCGAAGAAGAGCGACCTCGAGTTCCTCTCGGAAGTCGTCGGTGCGAGCATCGTCTCCGACCTCACGAGCGCGAGCGAGGACGACCTCGGCTACGGCGACGTTACTCGTGACGACGAGGACGAACTGTTCTACGTCGAAGGCGAGGACGCCCACGGCGTGACACTCCTCCTCCGTGGCTCGACCGACCACGTCGTCGACGAACTCGAGCGCGGCGTCACCGACGCCCTCGACGTCGTCGCACAGACGGTCTCCGACGGCCGCGTGCTCGCAGGCGGCGGTGCAACCGAAGTCGAACTGGCGTCCCGACTGCGTGACTTCGCCGACTCCGTCTCCGGTCGTGAGCAACTCGCCGTCGAGGCCTTCGCGGACTCGCTCGAACTCGTCCCCCGCGTGCTCGCCGAGAACGCCGGCCTCGACTCCATCGACACGCTCGTCGACCTGCGTGCAGCACACGACGACGGCGACGTGCAGGCCGGATTGAACGTCTTCTCGAGCGATATCGAGGATACGTACGAAGCAGGCGTCGTCGAGCCGGCACACGCCAAAGAGCAGGCCGTTACCTCCGCGTCCGAAGCGGCCAACCTCGTGCTCAAAATCGACGACATCATCTCCGCCGGCGACCTCTCCACCGACAAGGGTGGCGACGAAGAAGGCGCACCCGGCGGCGGCATGGGCGGCATGGGCGGCGGCATGGGCGGCATGATGTAG